A region from the Geotoga petraea genome encodes:
- the ileS gene encoding isoleucine--tRNA ligase, which yields MEYKDTLNLPKTNFKMKANLKGKEPLQLKTWKKLDLENLVREERKDAPKFLLHDGPPYANGDIHMGHALNKILKDIVIKYKTLQGFNTPYVPGWDTHGLPIEHKVTTEMGEEAKHKSKIEIRKASEKYAMKHYKKQRDEFIRLGIRGDWEHPYLTLHHEYEAAVLDTLKSLVDSGNVYRNKKPIYWCSECETALAEAEVEYHDHTSPSIYVKFEYEPNTYMVIWTTTPWTLPANVAIAAHKDFEYAKIKVNGEYWILAKDLIEKTLKAAKIEDYEIVDTFKGSELEGKTAKHPFIDRESQLVLADYVTLEDGTGLVHTAPGHGNEDYITGLKYKLPVISPVDHQGKFTNEVPKYEGMKIWDANNVIIEDLRESGHLVAVEKIEHSYPHCWRCKSPLIFRATEQWFIGVDHNNLRNKVLEEVDKVKWIPDWGEKRFKGMVNDKPDWCISRQRAWGIPIPAVYCEDCGEVSLTTEQLDHVIKIVEKEGTNAWFTKDVNELIPEGFKCPKCGGTHFKKEEDILDVWVDSGSSWEAVVNKREELNKYPVDLYLEGSDQHRGWFQSSIFLSVGKNGIAPYQQVLTHGFVKDQEGKKMSKSMGNVISPLEIIDQYGADILRLWVASADYRGDIKISYDILKQQTEVYRKFRNTVRFLLGNISDFDPTTDYVKYEDMYEIDKWAMTKLHELIKNVTDAYDNYGFYRVHHMLSRFCTIDMSSIYLDIIKDRIYTEGKKSKLRRSAQTAMYEIALALTKMMTPILSFTAEEVYRYLPEKAQRFETVQLEEWPEFKEEYMDEKIISKWEKILELREDVTKALEEKRRDKFIGNSLDAKVIVETKNEELKELLKEYDNYLLSDVFITSQFELGEVDEGYNGNVSKVKVVKAEGKKCERCWKVDPKTGEDSDHPETCPRCAAVLRGEREN from the coding sequence TTGGAATATAAAGACACTCTAAATTTGCCCAAAACTAACTTCAAAATGAAGGCAAATTTAAAAGGTAAAGAACCTCTCCAGTTGAAAACTTGGAAAAAACTGGATCTGGAAAACTTAGTTAGAGAAGAAAGAAAAGATGCACCAAAATTTTTATTACATGATGGACCTCCATATGCAAATGGTGATATTCATATGGGGCATGCTTTAAATAAAATTTTAAAAGACATTGTTATTAAATATAAAACTCTCCAGGGGTTTAATACTCCTTATGTTCCTGGATGGGATACTCATGGACTTCCAATAGAGCATAAGGTTACAACCGAGATGGGAGAAGAAGCCAAGCATAAATCAAAGATTGAAATAAGAAAAGCATCTGAAAAATACGCTATGAAACATTATAAAAAACAGAGAGATGAATTCATAAGACTTGGTATAAGAGGAGATTGGGAGCACCCATACTTAACTCTTCACCATGAATATGAAGCTGCAGTTTTAGATACACTAAAGAGTCTTGTTGATTCTGGCAATGTTTATAGAAATAAAAAACCAATTTACTGGTGTTCAGAATGTGAGACTGCTTTAGCCGAAGCTGAAGTTGAATATCACGATCATACTTCACCATCAATTTACGTTAAATTTGAATATGAACCAAATACTTATATGGTTATTTGGACAACAACTCCTTGGACACTTCCTGCTAATGTTGCCATTGCAGCCCACAAGGATTTCGAATATGCAAAAATAAAAGTCAATGGGGAATACTGGATATTGGCAAAAGATTTAATAGAAAAAACTTTAAAAGCTGCAAAAATAGAAGATTATGAGATAGTGGATACTTTTAAAGGATCTGAATTAGAGGGTAAAACTGCCAAGCATCCATTTATAGATAGAGAGTCACAATTGGTTTTGGCTGATTATGTTACTTTGGAAGACGGTACGGGACTTGTTCATACTGCACCAGGACATGGTAATGAAGACTATATAACTGGTTTGAAATATAAATTACCTGTTATTTCTCCTGTTGATCATCAAGGAAAATTTACAAACGAGGTTCCAAAATACGAAGGAATGAAAATTTGGGATGCCAACAATGTAATTATAGAAGACTTGAGAGAAAGTGGACATCTCGTAGCAGTAGAAAAGATAGAACATTCATACCCACACTGTTGGAGATGTAAGAGTCCTCTAATTTTCAGAGCAACTGAACAATGGTTTATAGGTGTTGACCACAATAATTTGAGAAATAAAGTTCTTGAAGAAGTTGATAAAGTTAAATGGATCCCAGATTGGGGTGAAAAGAGATTTAAAGGTATGGTTAACGACAAACCAGACTGGTGTATTTCGAGACAAAGAGCTTGGGGTATTCCTATTCCAGCCGTTTATTGTGAAGATTGTGGAGAAGTATCTCTTACTACAGAACAATTAGATCACGTTATAAAAATAGTTGAAAAAGAAGGTACAAACGCTTGGTTTACAAAAGATGTTAACGAATTGATCCCAGAAGGGTTTAAATGTCCAAAATGTGGTGGAACGCACTTCAAAAAAGAAGAAGATATTTTAGATGTTTGGGTAGATTCAGGTTCTTCTTGGGAAGCTGTAGTCAACAAAAGAGAAGAATTAAATAAATATCCAGTTGACTTGTATTTAGAAGGGTCAGACCAACACAGAGGTTGGTTCCAGAGTTCAATCTTTTTATCTGTTGGTAAAAATGGGATCGCTCCTTATCAACAAGTTCTTACTCACGGATTCGTAAAAGACCAGGAAGGTAAGAAGATGTCGAAATCTATGGGTAATGTTATAAGTCCACTTGAAATAATAGATCAATATGGGGCTGATATTTTAAGACTTTGGGTAGCTTCTGCAGATTACCGAGGAGATATCAAAATATCTTACGATATTTTAAAACAACAAACAGAAGTTTATAGAAAATTCAGAAATACTGTAAGATTCTTACTCGGAAACATTTCTGATTTTGACCCAACAACTGATTATGTAAAATATGAAGATATGTATGAAATAGATAAATGGGCAATGACAAAATTACACGAATTAATTAAAAATGTTACCGATGCTTATGATAACTATGGATTCTATAGAGTTCATCACATGCTTAGCAGATTCTGCACTATTGATATGAGTTCAATTTATTTGGATATCATCAAAGATAGAATTTATACAGAAGGGAAAAAGTCTAAATTGAGAAGATCTGCACAAACAGCCATGTATGAAATAGCTTTGGCGTTGACTAAAATGATGACACCTATCCTTTCTTTTACAGCAGAAGAAGTTTACAGATATCTTCCAGAAAAGGCTCAAAGATTTGAAACTGTTCAATTAGAAGAATGGCCTGAATTCAAAGAAGAATACATGGATGAAAAAATCATATCTAAATGGGAAAAAATACTTGAATTAAGAGAAGATGTCACAAAAGCACTGGAAGAAAAGAGAAGAGATAAATTTATTGGAAATTCTCTCGATGCAAAAGTAATCGTAGAAACAAAAAATGAAGAATTAAAAGAACTATTGAAAGAGTACGATAATTACTTATTATCAGATGTTTTCATAACATCACAATTTGAACTTGGAGAAGTGGACGAAGGATACAACGGTAACGTTTCTAAAGTTAAAGTGGTTAAAGCAGAAGGCAAAAAATGTGAAAGATGTTGGAAAGTTGATCCTAAAACAGGTGAAGATTCTGATCATCCAGAGACATGTCCAAGATGTGCCGCTGTTTTAAGAGGAGAAAGAGAAAATTAA
- a CDS encoding MarR family winged helix-turn-helix transcriptional regulator, translating into MENKALEIVKNLKGIMDLFRKAVKNEVKDKNLTSSQVMVIAILSHRKEMKTSELSKELGLSNSTVSGIVDRLEEKKLIERIRSKEDRRVIKVRVNKEFKTSMASKYMDVEEKITNIINKSPKEDIDFILKGLENLKKLLEEEIKE; encoded by the coding sequence ATGGAAAACAAAGCATTAGAGATTGTAAAAAATCTAAAAGGTATCATGGATTTGTTTAGAAAGGCTGTTAAAAATGAGGTTAAAGATAAGAATTTAACCAGTTCTCAAGTTATGGTTATTGCAATTTTATCCCATAGAAAAGAGATGAAAACAAGTGAACTCAGCAAGGAATTGGGCCTTTCAAATAGCACTGTTTCTGGAATTGTAGATAGGTTGGAAGAAAAAAAATTAATTGAGAGAATAAGGAGTAAGGAGGATAGACGTGTTATTAAAGTAAGAGTTAATAAAGAGTTTAAGACTTCTATGGCGAGTAAGTACATGGATGTTGAAGAAAAAATAACCAATATCATAAACAAATCGCCTAAAGAGGACATCGATTTTATCTTAAAGGGTTTAGAAAATCTAAAAAAACTGTTAGAAGAAGAAATAAAGGAATAA